The following are encoded in a window of Chloroflexota bacterium genomic DNA:
- a CDS encoding SDR family oxidoreductase, whose protein sequence is MVLKEFVLEGKSAIVTGAGRGIGKAIALTLAEAGADVVAVARTAGEIEDTAQKVCQIGRRGLAIPTDITKAEEIARMAERTVHDFGKIDILVNNAGIVLIKPILPDSSQRVVGADPATDLATLMSEEEWRKVIDTNLTALFLCTRAVGTYMIQRKKGKIINITSGYAAKVAPHRGPYAASKAAVAMLTKMLALEWARYNINVNAIGPGLVRTDQSEGFFQDEALLQAALKSLPLRRVGEARDIGLLAVYLASDASNNMTGQNIYLDQGLSIS, encoded by the coding sequence ATGGTACTCAAGGAGTTTGTCCTAGAGGGCAAGTCAGCCATAGTGACCGGCGCCGGTCGGGGCATAGGCAAGGCCATCGCTCTAACCCTGGCTGAGGCAGGAGCAGATGTGGTTGCAGTGGCTCGGACTGCTGGAGAAATCGAGGATACTGCCCAGAAGGTATGCCAGATTGGGAGGAGAGGTCTAGCCATTCCGACTGACATAACCAAAGCCGAAGAGATTGCCCGGATGGCAGAGAGGACCGTTCATGACTTTGGCAAGATTGACATACTAGTCAACAACGCGGGTATTGTTCTAATAAAGCCTATCCTGCCCGACTCCAGCCAGCGAGTGGTAGGAGCAGACCCTGCGACAGACCTCGCTACACTCATGAGCGAGGAGGAATGGCGAAAAGTGATCGACACCAACTTGACGGCCCTTTTCCTCTGCACCAGAGCGGTTGGGACCTACATGATCCAGAGAAAGAAAGGGAAGATCATCAATATCACTTCAGGATATGCTGCCAAAGTAGCGCCTCATAGAGGGCCCTATGCGGCCAGCAAGGCTGCGGTTGCCATGCTTACCAAGATGTTGGCTCTCGAATGGGCTAGATACAACATCAATGTTAATGCCATTGGCCCCGGTCTCGTCCGCACTGACCAATCGGAGGGATTCTTCCAGGATGAGGCGCTTCTGCAAGCAGCCTTGAAGAGCCTGCCTTTGAGAAGAGTAGGCGAGGCAAGGGATATTGGTCTTCTGGCTGTCTATTTGGCGTCGGACGCTTCCAATAATATGACGGGGCAGAACATATACCTGGATCAAGGATTATCAATATCTTAA
- a CDS encoding NAD(P)/FAD-dependent oxidoreductase, translating to MAHDVVVIGGGHNGLIVAAYLAKAGLDVCVLERSDIVGGSAASRQLTLPGFIHDPGATVHMTMQANPMIHRDELGLRSKYGLKYITPDPQLAIVFPDDSALVFYRDLDKTCQSIAQFSRHDAEMYRKFVEGAGPLLKAGGVATFSPAAPFGRLMSLMDQSDMGREYMRVILSSTTELAKEWFESEQMRIALNRWASEVMFAPHEIGTGYYMFGLPYFHTWGIAWPEGGSGALTEKLATCIKDNGGTIRLSSAVTAVKVVGGEAKGVILEGGEEILAKKAIVSNVNVKQLLLNLMTGADLPEGFQDKVKRIKHSPFSAMNQSLALKDAPKYKVGGDVDRAVMVELTPGNMDDFLRLFDQYKYGIPNTAMPLMIVATQCDPTRAPAGRHTGYLYHYEPYNLKPGGAARWDAIKQEVADGILDMVRQRTTNMGPENILGRAIMSPLDLERYNPAMIEGDVMHIGAYLSQFLTNRPLPGWGQYRTPVKKLYMCGASTHPGGGVSGGGRAMTQVLMEDLGIDFKKVVGR from the coding sequence ATGGCACACGACGTAGTGGTGATAGGCGGAGGACACAACGGGCTCATAGTCGCTGCTTATCTTGCAAAAGCAGGGCTGGACGTTTGTGTACTTGAGAGGTCTGACATTGTTGGTGGGAGTGCTGCCAGTCGGCAACTCACTTTGCCAGGGTTCATACATGATCCGGGCGCTACGGTGCACATGACCATGCAGGCCAATCCGATGATTCACCGGGATGAATTGGGGCTGAGGTCAAAGTATGGACTAAAGTACATAACGCCAGACCCACAGCTTGCCATTGTCTTTCCGGACGATAGTGCGTTGGTTTTCTATCGGGACTTGGACAAAACGTGTCAGTCCATAGCGCAGTTCTCACGACATGATGCTGAAATGTATCGTAAGTTCGTCGAAGGTGCTGGTCCACTCCTCAAGGCGGGTGGTGTGGCCACGTTTTCGCCAGCAGCACCTTTCGGTCGTCTCATGTCCCTGATGGATCAGAGCGATATGGGACGCGAGTACATGAGAGTGATCCTCTCCAGCACCACTGAACTCGCCAAAGAATGGTTCGAGAGCGAGCAGATGAGGATTGCTCTGAATAGGTGGGCATCCGAGGTCATGTTCGCTCCTCATGAGATCGGGACGGGGTACTATATGTTCGGGCTGCCCTATTTCCATACTTGGGGAATTGCATGGCCGGAGGGTGGCTCAGGAGCACTTACAGAAAAGCTGGCAACTTGCATAAAGGACAACGGCGGTACTATCCGGCTGTCCAGTGCAGTTACGGCTGTTAAGGTGGTCGGCGGCGAGGCAAAGGGAGTGATACTGGAGGGTGGGGAGGAAATCCTGGCGAAGAAGGCTATTGTCAGCAATGTCAATGTGAAACAGCTTCTCCTCAATTTGATGACGGGCGCCGACCTGCCCGAGGGGTTCCAAGACAAGGTCAAACGCATCAAACACAGTCCGTTCTCTGCCATGAACCAGTCCTTGGCTTTGAAGGACGCCCCGAAGTACAAGGTGGGTGGGGATGTTGACCGTGCGGTCATGGTGGAGTTGACCCCGGGTAATATGGATGACTTTCTCCGTCTATTTGATCAGTATAAGTACGGGATTCCGAACACAGCAATGCCTTTGATGATTGTGGCTACTCAGTGTGATCCTACCCGCGCTCCTGCTGGCAGGCATACCGGCTATCTCTATCACTATGAGCCGTACAACCTGAAGCCGGGCGGTGCTGCCAGGTGGGATGCTATCAAACAGGAGGTGGCGGATGGCATTCTGGATATGGTACGCCAGCGGACTACGAATATGGGGCCCGAGAACATTCTGGGCAGGGCCATAATGAGCCCGCTGGACCTCGAAAGGTACAACCCCGCCATGATCGAGGGGGATGTAATGCACATCGGCGCATATCTGTCACAATTCCTCACCAACAGACCTCTTCCCGGTTGGGGCCAGTACAGAACGCCCGTGAAGAAGCTCTACATGTGCGGAGCCAGTACTCATCCGGGAGGCGGTGTGTCTGGTGGTGGCAGGGCAATGACGCAGGTGCTCATGGAGGATTTGGGCATCGATTTTAAGAAGGTGGTAGGAAGATAG